The Peribacillus sp. FSL E2-0218 genome contains a region encoding:
- the ffh gene encoding signal recognition particle protein, whose translation MAFEGLADRLQSTMQKIRGKGKVNEADVKEMMREVRLALLEADVNFKVVKDFVKRVSERSVGQEVLKSLTPGQQVIKVVKEELTELMGGEQSKIAVASKPPTVIMMVGLQGAGKTTTTGKLANLLRKKYNRKPLLVAADIYRPAAIKQLETLGKQLSMPVFSLGDQISPVEIAKQAIEKAKEEHHDYVLIDTAGRLHVDENLMGELKDIKELTKPDEIFLVVDAMTGQDAVNVAQSFNDQLGLTGVVLTKLDGDTRGGAALSIRSVTNTPIKFVGMGEKLDALEAFHPERMASRILGMGDVLTLIEKAQANVDEDKAKELEKKMRTATFTFDDFLEQLGQVRNMGPLDDILKMIPGANKMKGMDNLQIDDKQIGHVEAIIRSMTTHEKEHPETMNASRKKRIAKGSGRSIQEVNRLLKQFEEMKKMMKQVTNMQKGKKKGFKFPFM comes from the coding sequence ATGGCATTTGAAGGATTGGCCGACCGACTGCAGAGCACGATGCAAAAGATCCGCGGAAAAGGGAAGGTCAACGAAGCAGACGTAAAAGAAATGATGCGTGAAGTTCGATTAGCCCTGCTTGAAGCGGACGTTAACTTTAAAGTCGTGAAGGATTTTGTAAAGCGTGTAAGTGAACGTTCGGTAGGTCAGGAAGTGCTGAAAAGCTTAACCCCCGGTCAACAGGTAATTAAAGTAGTTAAGGAAGAATTGACGGAGCTGATGGGCGGCGAACAGAGCAAGATTGCCGTAGCCTCGAAGCCGCCGACCGTCATTATGATGGTTGGGCTTCAAGGGGCGGGTAAAACGACGACCACCGGAAAGCTTGCCAATCTTCTTAGAAAGAAATACAACCGCAAGCCATTGCTCGTTGCGGCTGATATTTACCGTCCGGCGGCGATTAAGCAGCTTGAAACACTTGGCAAACAATTAAGCATGCCTGTTTTTTCCCTTGGTGACCAAATCAGTCCTGTTGAAATAGCGAAACAGGCGATTGAAAAAGCGAAGGAAGAACATCATGATTATGTTTTGATCGATACCGCAGGCCGTCTTCATGTTGATGAAAACTTGATGGGCGAACTGAAGGATATTAAAGAACTGACAAAACCGGATGAAATCTTCCTTGTGGTCGATGCGATGACGGGGCAGGATGCGGTCAATGTAGCCCAAAGCTTCAATGATCAGCTCGGCCTGACTGGAGTCGTCTTGACGAAACTCGATGGGGATACACGCGGTGGTGCGGCACTTTCGATTCGTTCAGTCACGAACACGCCGATCAAATTCGTCGGTATGGGGGAAAAACTGGATGCACTTGAGGCATTTCATCCAGAACGGATGGCGTCAAGGATCCTCGGCATGGGCGATGTATTGACCCTTATCGAAAAGGCACAGGCCAATGTCGATGAAGACAAAGCGAAAGAATTAGAGAAAAAGATGCGTACAGCGACTTTCACCTTTGATGATTTCCTTGAACAGCTTGGTCAGGTGCGGAATATGGGACCGCTTGATGATATTCTGAAAATGATTCCTGGTGCGAACAAAATGAAAGGGATGGACAATCTTCAAATTGATGACAAGCAGATCGGTCATGTTGAAGCCATCATCCGTTCCATGACGACCCATGAAAAGGAACATCCAGAAACCATGAATGCATCCCGCAAGAAACGGATTGCCAAAGGCAGCGGCAGATCGATTCAAGAGGTGAACCGTTTATTGAAGCAATTCGAAGAAATGAAAAAAATGATGAAACAGGTCACGAACATGCAAAAAGGAAAGAAAAAGGGATTCAAATTCCCGTTCATGTAA
- a CDS encoding putative DNA-binding protein — protein MLEKTTRINYLYDFYQSLLTEKQQSYMSLYYLDDYSLGEIADEYEVSRQAVYDNIKRTEAMLEEYEAKLLLFQKFQERNQWIANMKALIEKDSFSKEKLLDAITTLEKLD, from the coding sequence ATGCTTGAAAAGACAACGCGGATTAACTATTTGTATGACTTTTATCAATCGTTGTTAACAGAGAAGCAGCAGAGCTATATGTCCCTCTACTATCTGGATGATTACTCTCTTGGGGAGATTGCCGATGAATACGAAGTGAGTAGGCAGGCAGTCTATGATAATATAAAAAGAACAGAAGCGATGCTTGAGGAATATGAAGCAAAGCTATTGTTATTTCAAAAATTTCAAGAGCGTAACCAGTGGATTGCGAATATGAAGGCACTCATTGAAAAGGATTCCTTTTCGAAGGAGAAGCTGCTTGATGCAATCACGACGCTTGAGAAGTTGGATTAG
- the rimM gene encoding ribosome maturation factor RimM (Essential for efficient processing of 16S rRNA) has product MENWFNVGKIVNTHGLLGEVRVISSTDFPEKRYKVGNTLYLFRDTEKKPMPLVIRSHRTHKNFNLLTFENYYNVGQVEAFKNGVLKVKEAQLGPLDEGEFYFHEIIGCAVFTDEGSEIGEIVEVLTPGANDVWVIKKAGSKDILIPYIDQIVKEVDISAKKVIITPMEGLLD; this is encoded by the coding sequence ATGGAAAACTGGTTTAATGTAGGTAAAATTGTCAACACCCATGGTTTATTAGGAGAGGTCCGGGTCATTTCTTCAACAGACTTTCCGGAAAAACGCTACAAAGTGGGGAATACCCTGTATTTGTTCAGGGATACGGAGAAAAAGCCTATGCCGCTTGTCATCAGGTCCCACCGCACCCATAAAAACTTTAATCTATTGACGTTCGAGAACTATTATAACGTGGGTCAAGTCGAGGCTTTTAAAAACGGGGTCCTGAAAGTCAAGGAAGCACAGCTTGGTCCATTGGACGAAGGCGAGTTCTACTTCCATGAAATCATCGGCTGTGCGGTATTTACGGATGAGGGCAGTGAAATAGGGGAAATCGTTGAGGTGCTGACGCCAGGTGCCAATGACGTATGGGTCATAAAGAAAGCCGGAAGCAAGGATATTTTGATACCGTATATTGATCAAATCGTCAAAGAAGTGGATATATCCGCCAAAAAGGTCATCATTACGCCGATGGAAGGACTTTTAGATTGA
- a CDS encoding YlqD family protein, whose product MKILQNVIVNQVLTESSKSQLLENYKSKRLQLQKESEQLRFELKKLEKTRNLQPASLRAHFEKEINQRQEKIKLLEFQMEQLEILPAGSELKEREVQSIIDVEIGADWDEIMATKTIVIKDGIVSEIR is encoded by the coding sequence ATGAAAATTCTCCAAAATGTAATCGTTAACCAAGTATTAACGGAATCCAGCAAGAGTCAGCTCCTCGAGAATTACAAATCAAAACGCCTTCAGCTTCAAAAAGAGAGTGAACAACTCCGATTTGAGCTGAAAAAGCTTGAAAAAACAAGAAATCTCCAGCCTGCCAGTCTCCGTGCCCATTTCGAAAAAGAGATAAATCAGAGGCAGGAAAAAATTAAACTGCTTGAATTTCAGATGGAGCAGCTGGAGATCCTTCCCGCCGGAAGCGAATTGAAGGAACGGGAAGTTCAAAGTATCATTGATGTGGAAATCGGGGCAGATTGGGACGAAATAATGGCAACGAAGACCATTGTCATTAAAGATGGAATCGTCTCGGAAATTCGTTAG
- the rpsP gene encoding 30S ribosomal protein S16 yields MAVKIRLKRMGAKKSPFYRIVVADSRSPRDGRYIEVVGTYNPVTQPAKVDINEELALKWLQDGAKPSDTVRNLFSTQGIMEKFHVAKNSK; encoded by the coding sequence ATGGCAGTAAAAATTCGCTTAAAACGTATGGGAGCTAAAAAATCTCCTTTCTATCGTATTGTAGTTGCAGATTCCCGTTCACCACGTGACGGACGTTACATTGAAGTGGTAGGAACTTATAACCCGGTGACTCAACCAGCTAAAGTTGACATCAACGAAGAGCTTGCTCTTAAATGGTTACAAGATGGAGCTAAACCATCTGATACAGTTCGTAACTTATTCTCAACACAAGGCATCATGGAAAAATTCCATGTTGCAAAAAACAGCAAGTAA
- the ftsY gene encoding signal recognition particle-docking protein FtsY has translation MSFFKKLKEKFTTQEEKEKEIEVQEISIGEKFKQGLTKTRNSFTGRVNELVARYRKVDEDFFEELEEILIQADVGFDTVMELIDQLKTEVKLRNISDTREVQSVISEKLVDIYQGDDGDTSSLNIQEEGLTVILFVGVNGVGKTTTIGKLAHKFKSEGKSVVLAAGDTFRAGAIEQLEVWGERVGVSVIKQGEGSDPAAVMFDAVQAAKARKADILICDTAGRLQNKVNLMKELEKVKRVIEREVPGAPHEVLLALDATTGQNALIQAKTFKEATNVSGIVLTKLDGTAKGGIVLAIRNELAIPVKFVGLGEKMDDLQEFDAEKYVYGLFADIIDKEEL, from the coding sequence ATGAGTTTTTTCAAGAAGCTAAAAGAGAAGTTTACGACCCAGGAAGAGAAGGAAAAAGAAATAGAGGTACAAGAAATCTCCATAGGGGAGAAATTCAAGCAAGGTTTGACGAAGACGAGGAATTCCTTTACTGGAAGAGTTAATGAGCTTGTTGCCCGTTACCGGAAAGTGGATGAGGACTTTTTTGAAGAACTTGAAGAAATCCTGATTCAAGCTGACGTGGGCTTCGACACCGTCATGGAATTGATCGATCAATTAAAAACGGAGGTCAAACTCCGCAATATCTCGGACACACGGGAAGTGCAGTCTGTCATTTCAGAAAAGCTTGTGGACATCTACCAAGGTGATGACGGTGATACCTCAAGCCTGAACATCCAAGAAGAAGGTTTGACGGTCATTTTGTTTGTCGGTGTGAATGGGGTAGGTAAAACGACGACAATCGGTAAACTTGCTCATAAGTTCAAGAGTGAGGGTAAATCGGTTGTACTGGCAGCGGGGGATACATTCCGTGCTGGCGCAATCGAACAGCTTGAAGTATGGGGGGAGCGCGTCGGTGTCAGTGTAATCAAACAAGGTGAAGGGTCCGATCCCGCTGCGGTCATGTTCGATGCCGTTCAGGCTGCCAAGGCAAGAAAAGCGGACATTCTGATATGTGATACGGCCGGACGCTTACAGAACAAAGTGAACTTAATGAAGGAATTGGAAAAAGTGAAACGCGTAATCGAACGCGAAGTACCGGGTGCCCCACATGAGGTGCTCCTTGCCCTTGATGCAACAACCGGACAAAATGCCCTGATTCAGGCCAAGACATTCAAAGAAGCGACGAATGTCTCGGGAATTGTTTTAACAAAGCTAGACGGCACGGCAAAAGGCGGAATTGTTTTGGCGATTCGCAATGAGCTGGCCATTCCCGTTAAATTCGTCGGACTTGGTGAAAAAATGGACGACCTTCAGGAATTCGATGCCGAAAAATATGTTTACGGCCTATTTGCTGATATCATTGATAAAGAAGAGCTTTGA
- the fabG gene encoding 3-oxoacyl-[acyl-carrier-protein] reductase, which produces MILKGKKALVTGASRGIGREVALELAHQGADVAINYSGSEAKANEVVDEIKALGREAFAIQCDVANGESVTNMVKEVVERFGRVDILVNNAGITRDNLLMRMKEDEWDAVINTNLKGVFLCTKAVTRQMMKQRSGRIINMASIVGVSGNAGQANYVAAKAGVIGLTKTTAKELASRGITVNAIAPGFISTDMTGELPEDVQKAMLDQIPLARFGDPKEVASVASFLASDSSKYMTGQTLHVDGGMVM; this is translated from the coding sequence ATGATCCTCAAAGGCAAAAAGGCACTCGTAACGGGAGCGTCAAGGGGCATTGGCAGGGAAGTGGCGTTAGAGCTTGCCCATCAGGGAGCGGATGTTGCCATCAATTATTCCGGCAGTGAAGCGAAAGCGAATGAAGTGGTCGATGAAATCAAGGCTTTGGGCCGTGAAGCATTCGCCATTCAATGCGATGTTGCCAATGGTGAATCAGTGACTAACATGGTCAAAGAAGTCGTCGAACGGTTCGGCCGCGTGGATATCCTGGTAAACAATGCCGGAATCACACGCGATAACTTATTGATGCGCATGAAAGAAGATGAGTGGGATGCAGTGATCAATACGAACCTTAAAGGCGTTTTCCTTTGCACAAAAGCGGTCACCAGGCAAATGATGAAGCAGCGCAGCGGCAGGATCATAAATATGGCATCGATCGTCGGCGTAAGCGGAAATGCAGGTCAGGCCAATTATGTGGCGGCGAAGGCGGGCGTAATCGGCCTGACCAAAACCACTGCGAAGGAACTTGCTTCAAGAGGGATAACGGTCAATGCGATTGCTCCCGGCTTCATCTCGACTGATATGACTGGGGAATTGCCTGAAGATGTCCAAAAAGCGATGCTGGACCAAATTCCACTGGCGCGTTTCGGTGACCCTAAAGAAGTCGCATCTGTCGCATCTTTCCTTGCTTCAGACTCCAGCAAATATATGACTGGACAAACACTTCATGTAGATGGCGGCATGGTTATGTAA
- a CDS encoding acyl carrier protein: MADVLERVTKIVVDRLNVEESEVKLEASFKEDLGADSLDVVELVMEFEDEFDMEISDDDAEKIATVGDAVNYIQSTM; this comes from the coding sequence TTGGCAGATGTATTAGAAAGAGTAACGAAAATCGTTGTGGATCGTTTGAACGTAGAAGAATCAGAAGTGAAACTTGAAGCTTCTTTCAAAGAAGATCTTGGTGCCGATTCCCTAGATGTAGTTGAACTAGTCATGGAATTCGAAGACGAGTTCGATATGGAAATTTCGGACGACGACGCTGAAAAAATCGCCACAGTAGGTGATGCTGTGAATTACATACAAAGCACTATGTAA
- the rnc gene encoding ribonuclease III gives MRRNGNNRKPSIKDNKFKQLQESLGFHFQDENLLKQAFTHSSYVNEHRRKPYEDNERLEFLGDAVLELTISKYLYQKYPMMSEGELTKLRAAIVCEPSLVAFANSLSYGEYVLLGKGEEMTGGRERPAMLADVFEAYIGALYLDQGLESVVQFLNNVVFPKIDEGAFSHVMDYKSQLQELIQRDAIGVLQYKILQEKGPAHNREFVSTVSLNGVELGTGLGKSKKEAEQHAAEHALIVLKEKNQQDS, from the coding sequence ATACGTAGGAACGGAAATAATCGTAAACCATCAATCAAGGATAATAAATTTAAACAGTTGCAAGAAAGTCTTGGTTTTCATTTTCAGGATGAAAATTTATTGAAACAAGCTTTTACACATTCATCTTATGTGAATGAGCATCGCCGTAAGCCTTATGAAGATAACGAAAGGCTTGAATTCTTGGGAGACGCTGTACTGGAACTGACCATCTCTAAATACTTGTATCAAAAATACCCGATGATGAGCGAGGGCGAACTGACCAAATTAAGGGCAGCCATCGTGTGCGAACCCTCGCTTGTTGCTTTTGCCAATAGTCTTTCCTACGGGGAATATGTATTACTCGGAAAAGGGGAAGAAATGACAGGCGGAAGGGAACGGCCTGCGATGTTAGCGGATGTATTCGAAGCATATATCGGGGCGTTGTACCTTGACCAAGGGTTGGAGTCGGTTGTGCAGTTTTTGAATAATGTTGTGTTTCCGAAGATAGACGAGGGTGCTTTTTCTCATGTGATGGATTATAAAAGCCAGCTTCAAGAGCTGATCCAGCGTGATGCTATCGGTGTCCTGCAATATAAAATCCTGCAGGAGAAAGGGCCGGCCCATAACCGGGAGTTCGTTTCCACCGTCTCTTTGAACGGGGTAGAGCTCGGCACTGGTTTAGGAAAGTCCAAAAAAGAAGCGGAGCAGCATGCAGCCGAGCATGCATTGATCGTCTTAAAAGAAAAAAATCAACAAGATAGTTGA
- the fabD gene encoding ACP S-malonyltransferase produces the protein MGKIAFVFPGQGSQSIGMGLSLYQENERAQQIFRTADEKLDLPLSELIFNGTQQELTVTYNAQPALLTTSYALVSALEEAGIKADYTAGHSLGEYTALVAAGAISFEDAVYTVRKRGEFMEAAVPNGQGSMAAVLGMDREALAEVTSEISAAGESVQLANINCPGQIVISGTAEGVKLASAKAKGNGAKRALPLEVSGPFHSELMKPAAEKLQGVLEEVTIQQAAIPVISNVTAKPITEPVEIKGKLIEQLYSPVLWEDSVRTLLDLGVDTFIEVGPGKVLGGLIKKIDRSVQIHSVSDLETLTKTVETLKEAQA, from the coding sequence ATGGGTAAAATTGCTTTTGTCTTTCCAGGACAAGGTTCACAATCAATAGGAATGGGGCTAAGCTTATATCAGGAAAACGAGCGTGCTCAGCAGATTTTTCGAACAGCGGATGAAAAACTTGATTTACCGCTATCTGAACTTATCTTTAATGGTACACAGCAGGAATTGACGGTAACCTACAATGCACAGCCAGCTTTATTGACTACAAGTTATGCGCTGGTCAGCGCTTTGGAAGAAGCGGGAATCAAAGCGGATTATACAGCGGGCCATAGCTTGGGTGAATATACGGCTTTAGTGGCAGCTGGTGCCATCTCTTTTGAAGATGCCGTATATACCGTTCGTAAACGTGGGGAGTTCATGGAAGCGGCTGTGCCGAATGGTCAAGGTTCAATGGCAGCGGTGCTTGGCATGGATCGTGAAGCTCTGGCTGAAGTGACTTCTGAAATATCTGCCGCAGGCGAATCCGTCCAATTGGCCAATATAAATTGTCCGGGGCAAATCGTCATTTCCGGTACGGCTGAAGGGGTTAAACTGGCCAGTGCAAAAGCGAAGGGAAATGGAGCCAAAAGGGCACTTCCCCTTGAAGTGAGCGGCCCCTTCCATTCTGAATTGATGAAACCAGCGGCAGAAAAACTACAAGGTGTCCTGGAGGAAGTGACCATCCAGCAAGCAGCTATTCCCGTCATTTCGAATGTAACGGCCAAGCCGATTACTGAACCTGTAGAAATTAAAGGGAAATTAATTGAGCAGCTGTATTCCCCAGTACTTTGGGAGGACAGCGTCAGAACATTGCTTGATTTGGGTGTCGATACGTTCATCGAGGTAGGACCGGGGAAAGTTTTGGGCGGATTGATCAAGAAGATTGACCGTTCCGTGCAAATCCATTCCGTATCCGATCTAGAAACCCTTACTAAAACGGTTGAAACATTAAAGGAGGCACAAGCATGA
- a CDS encoding KH domain-containing protein: MKALIETIVSALVDFPEEVTVTSKEESDRIVYILSVHKEDMGKIIGKQGRVAKAIRTVVYAAGSSQQKKIYLEISE; this comes from the coding sequence ATGAAAGCATTAATTGAAACGATTGTTTCAGCGCTTGTGGATTTTCCCGAAGAAGTCACTGTGACCTCAAAGGAAGAGTCCGACCGGATTGTCTATATCCTCTCCGTTCATAAAGAGGACATGGGCAAGATCATCGGGAAGCAAGGGCGTGTTGCTAAGGCGATTCGGACTGTAGTATATGCAGCAGGATCTTCACAGCAGAAGAAAATCTATTTGGAGATTTCCGAATAA
- the smc gene encoding chromosome segregation protein SMC yields MFLKRLDVVGFKSFAEKISIDFVPGVTAVVGPNGSGKSNVTDAVRWVLGEQSAKSLRGAKMEDIIFSGSDTRKALNFAEVSLTLDNETNSLPIDFHEVSVTRRVYRSGESEFFINNQGCRLKDIIDLFMDSGLGREAFSIISQGKVEEILSSKAEERRVIFEEAAGVLKYKTRKRKAESKLTETQDNLNRVHDILHELEGQVEPLKIQSSLAKEFLEKKDELEQIEVALTVFEIEELYEKWEKLSHDLEKHNEMEQQMAGQLHEREAHLKKLRDNLATLETSINELQEILLNASEELEKLEGRKEVLKERKKNAAQNKSQLERAIVEGETMVKRLSVQQQSEREILHALHSEVNGIQETLYEKQKSLGLFNSDIEAVIEAKKSDYIEWLNKQATAKNEKQYLLQQLTQQEHKNVKLDSENEKFLIERNDITAKKREYSQRMDKVTKQLEEHVSVFRNQQNKLDAAKDVYQKQETTLYKAYQFLQQAKSRKELLEEMEEDYAGFFQGVKEVLKAKEKLSGIEGAVAELIKVPKEYETAIETALGGAMQHVVVEREEHAREAISFLKKNRYGRATFLPLSVIKAREISSSQLSMLKSHAAFVGTGSSLIQYDVRHAAIAENLLGTVIITTDLKGANDLAKMMQHRFRFVTLEGDIVNPGGSMTGGALKQKTTSLLSRKTELEELHQKLSAMEAKTNQLEKQVKQLKVDVGVQEQTLEQTRKTGEDLRLQEQTLKGELREVELQERNVNDRLHLYDLDKNSYLEEQQQKMARLEELEELLKSCKTEIEALDKLISDMTAQKQSQQSSKESLAEETNELKVTLASKRGLLQNQKEKLERIEFDLAKETSKLAENKDDLGLLTNEMTDSSSGEETLEDMAQQKLLDKNGAIEGIASKKQEKNELLSQVETLELALKEENRVYKGVIEVIKDEEVKLTRLDMELENRLDHLREEYTLSYEGAKERYPLMLPVEEARKKVKLIKLAIEELGTVNLGAIEEYARVAERYEFLMSQKEDLQQAKDTLFQVIDEMDDEMKRRFADTFYSIREQFEQVFKALFGGGRAELKLTNPDDLLHTGVDIIAQPPGKKLQNLSLLSGGERALTAIALLFSILKVRPVPFCILDEVEAALDEANVVRFSQFLRKFSRETQFIVITHRKGTMEEADVLYGITMQESGVSKLVSVRMEESENFIEV; encoded by the coding sequence ATGTTCCTCAAACGCTTGGACGTTGTAGGATTTAAATCTTTCGCAGAGAAGATATCGATTGATTTTGTACCTGGTGTCACGGCAGTGGTTGGACCGAACGGAAGCGGTAAAAGCAATGTGACCGATGCAGTCCGATGGGTACTTGGAGAGCAGTCTGCGAAATCGCTTCGTGGCGCAAAAATGGAAGATATCATTTTTTCGGGGAGTGACACGAGGAAAGCGTTGAATTTTGCAGAAGTATCCTTGACCCTTGATAACGAGACCAATTCCCTGCCGATAGACTTTCATGAAGTAAGCGTGACGAGAAGGGTATACCGATCGGGAGAAAGTGAATTTTTCATTAATAATCAAGGATGCCGCTTGAAAGACATCATAGATTTGTTCATGGATTCAGGCCTTGGCCGTGAAGCGTTTTCGATAATCAGTCAGGGGAAAGTCGAAGAAATCCTAAGCAGCAAAGCAGAAGAAAGACGTGTGATCTTTGAAGAAGCAGCAGGTGTCCTCAAATATAAAACAAGAAAACGAAAAGCGGAATCGAAGCTGACTGAAACACAGGATAATTTGAACCGTGTCCATGATATCCTCCATGAATTGGAGGGGCAGGTTGAACCCTTAAAAATCCAATCCTCCCTTGCCAAGGAATTTTTGGAGAAAAAAGACGAGCTTGAACAAATTGAAGTTGCTTTAACCGTGTTTGAAATTGAAGAACTTTATGAAAAATGGGAAAAGCTGTCCCATGATCTAGAAAAGCATAATGAAATGGAGCAGCAAATGGCAGGGCAGCTTCATGAACGGGAAGCGCATCTCAAAAAGCTCCGGGATAATCTGGCTACGCTCGAAACATCAATCAATGAGCTTCAGGAGATTCTCCTGAACGCGAGTGAGGAACTTGAAAAGCTTGAAGGCCGTAAAGAAGTATTGAAGGAACGGAAAAAAAATGCTGCCCAAAACAAATCACAGCTTGAAAGAGCGATCGTGGAAGGCGAGACCATGGTCAAGCGCCTCTCTGTCCAACAGCAAAGTGAAAGGGAAATCCTCCATGCGCTGCATTCGGAAGTGAACGGCATCCAGGAAACCTTATATGAAAAACAAAAAAGCCTGGGGCTTTTCAATAGCGATATCGAAGCCGTGATTGAAGCGAAAAAAAGTGATTATATTGAGTGGCTGAACAAGCAGGCAACGGCCAAGAACGAAAAACAGTATCTGCTTCAGCAGCTCACGCAGCAGGAGCATAAAAACGTTAAACTGGATTCGGAAAATGAAAAGTTCCTAATTGAAAGAAATGATATCACCGCAAAAAAACGGGAGTATTCACAGCGGATGGACAAGGTGACCAAGCAGCTTGAAGAGCATGTCTCGGTTTTCAGGAATCAGCAGAATAAACTGGATGCGGCTAAAGATGTGTATCAAAAGCAAGAAACCACTCTTTATAAAGCTTATCAATTCCTTCAACAGGCCAAGTCTCGCAAAGAGCTTCTTGAAGAAATGGAAGAAGACTATGCAGGCTTCTTTCAAGGTGTTAAAGAAGTTTTGAAAGCGAAAGAAAAGCTTTCAGGCATTGAAGGCGCAGTCGCAGAGTTGATAAAGGTGCCAAAGGAGTATGAAACGGCCATCGAAACGGCCCTGGGCGGAGCGATGCAGCATGTTGTCGTCGAACGCGAAGAGCATGCACGTGAAGCCATTTCCTTCTTGAAGAAGAATAGATATGGACGTGCTACGTTCTTGCCGTTATCCGTCATAAAGGCAAGGGAAATTTCATCAAGTCAATTATCGATGCTGAAAAGCCATGCAGCATTTGTCGGGACAGGCTCCTCTTTGATCCAATATGATGTCAGGCATGCTGCAATCGCCGAAAACCTGCTAGGAACGGTCATCATCACCACCGATTTAAAGGGTGCGAACGACCTGGCCAAAATGATGCAGCATCGCTTTCGTTTCGTAACGCTCGAAGGCGATATCGTCAATCCAGGCGGTTCAATGACTGGTGGGGCGCTAAAGCAAAAAACGACCTCTCTGCTTTCAAGGAAGACCGAATTGGAAGAACTCCATCAAAAACTTTCCGCAATGGAAGCAAAAACGAACCAGCTGGAAAAGCAGGTCAAACAGCTGAAAGTGGATGTCGGTGTTCAAGAGCAAACGCTTGAACAAACGAGAAAAACGGGGGAGGATCTCCGGTTACAGGAGCAAACCCTGAAGGGCGAACTGCGTGAAGTCGAATTGCAGGAAAGAAACGTTAATGACCGGCTTCACCTGTATGATTTGGATAAAAACTCTTATTTGGAAGAGCAACAACAAAAAATGGCCAGATTGGAAGAGTTGGAAGAGTTATTGAAGTCATGCAAAACGGAAATCGAAGCGCTTGACAAGTTGATTTCAGACATGACAGCACAAAAACAATCTCAACAATCTTCAAAAGAAAGTCTTGCTGAAGAAACGAATGAGCTAAAGGTAACACTGGCGTCCAAGCGTGGGCTGCTGCAAAACCAAAAAGAAAAATTGGAACGCATTGAATTTGATCTTGCAAAGGAAACGAGCAAGCTTGCCGAAAATAAAGATGACTTGGGGCTTCTGACAAATGAAATGACGGACAGTTCAAGCGGCGAAGAGACACTCGAGGATATGGCCCAGCAAAAATTGCTTGATAAAAACGGGGCCATTGAAGGGATTGCCAGTAAAAAACAAGAGAAAAATGAGCTTCTTTCACAAGTTGAAACGCTTGAATTGGCCTTGAAGGAAGAAAATAGGGTTTATAAAGGCGTTATCGAAGTGATAAAAGATGAAGAGGTCAAATTAACTCGGTTGGACATGGAACTTGAAAATCGCCTTGACCATTTAAGGGAAGAGTATACGCTATCCTATGAAGGGGCCAAGGAACGGTATCCATTGATGCTCCCTGTAGAAGAAGCACGCAAAAAAGTGAAGCTCATCAAGCTGGCGATCGAGGAATTGGGGACGGTCAATCTAGGTGCGATCGAGGAATACGCCCGTGTAGCTGAACGCTATGAATTCCTGATGAGTCAAAAGGAAGATCTCCAACAGGCAAAAGACACATTATTCCAAGTCATAGATGAGATGGATGATGAGATGAAACGTCGCTTTGCTGATACCTTCTATTCGATACGGGAGCAATTCGAACAGGTGTTCAAAGCTTTATTTGGCGGGGGAAGAGCGGAGCTGAAGCTGACGAATCCCGATGATCTGCTGCATACAGGGGTAGATATCATTGCACAGCCACCAGGTAAAAAACTGCAGAACTTAAGTCTTTTATCCGGGGGAGAACGGGCACTGACGGCAATTGCCCTATTATTCTCCATCCTGAAAGTGAGGCCGGTGCCTTTCTGTATCCTTGATGAGGTCGAGGCAGCACTCGATGAGGCGAATGTCGTCCGGTTCAGCCAATTCTTAAGGAAGTTCAGCAGGGAAACGCAGTTTATCGTCATCACCCACCGGAAAGGTACGATGGAAGAGGCTGATGTCCTCTACGGGATTACGATGCAGGAGTCAGGTGTGTCCAAGCTTGTTTCTGTCCGGATGGAAGAGTCGGAAAACTTTATCGAAGTGTAA